One window of the Perca fluviatilis chromosome 5, GENO_Pfluv_1.0, whole genome shotgun sequence genome contains the following:
- the zgc:158296 gene encoding caveolin-2, with the protein MMMVSDDCLVECKIDDDDSDADNGGEEQINTPPPPPEFASKAATPVPKPPTPPTAPATPLPTCPVNRDPYGINQHLKVEVSDVLAEPVTPRSIDQVWLYSVVGFERARIWTYRCLSLLLAVPLALLCGISLAILACLHVWFVVPCVQLSNTFLPCLRSLCMCTVNTFISPFCTSLALCCSQIAISLSNKDWHQMKDKENV; encoded by the exons ATGATGATGGTCAGCGACGACTGTTTGGTGGAGTGTAagattgatgatgatgacagtGATGCGGACAATGGAGGAGAAGAACAAATAAAcacgcctcctcctcctccagagtTTGCATCCAAAGCCGCGACTCCAGTGCCCAAACCTCCGACCCCTCCCACAGCCCCTGCTACGCCTTTGCCCACCTGTCCTGTCAACAGGGACCCTTATGGCATCAACCAGCACCTCAAG GTGGAGGTCAGTGACGTTCTGGCAGAGCCCGTTACACCTCGCAGCATTGACCAAGTGTGGCTTTACAGTGTTGTTGGTTTCGAGAGGGCACGTATCTGGACGTACCGCTGCCTCTCCTTGCTGCTTGCTGTGCCCTTGGCTCTTCTGTGTGGTATTTCCCTGGCCATTCTTGCCTGTCTACATGTctg GTTTGTGGTACCTTGCGTACAGCTGAGCAACACCTTCCTTCCATGCCTGCGCTCCTTGTGTATGTGTACTGTGAATACTTTTATCTCTCCCTTCTGTACGTCTCTTGCTCTCTGCTGCAGTCAAATCGCCATTTCACTGTCGAACAAGGACTGGCACCAAATGAAAGACAAAGAGAATGTATGA
- the fam50a gene encoding protein FAM50A translates to MAQYKGAASEAGRAMQLMKKREKEREHLEQLKLKIAEDNMVKSNIDKKFSAHYDAVEAELKSSTVGLVTLNDMKAKQEALVKEREKQLAKKEQSKELQLKLEKQKEKKRKEEQKRKIASLSFNPEDEGEEEEEEETEEEEQDYCAKKKKLGKNPDVDTSFLPDRDREEEENRLREELRQEWELKQEKIKSEEIEITFSYWDGSGHRKTVKMKKGNTIQNFLQRALEVLRKDFSELRSAGVEQLMYIKEDLIIPHHHSFYDFIVTKARGKSGPLFSFDVHDDIRLVNDATVEKDESHAGKVVLRSWYEKNKHIFPASRWEPYDPEKKWDKYTIR, encoded by the exons ATGGCGCAGTACAAAGGAGCTGCCAGTGAGGCTGGGAGAGCCATGCAGCTGatgaaaaaacgagaaaaagaaagagaacatCTTGAACAGCTAAAGCTGAAGATTGCAGAG GACAACATGGTCAAGTCCAACATTGATAAGAAATTCTCAGCTCACTATGATGCTGTGgaggcagagctgaagtccagCACAGTTG GTCTGGTCACACTGAATGATATGAAGGCCAAGCAGGAGGCGCtggtgaaggagagagagaaacagctgGCCAAGAAGGAGCAGTCCAAGGAACTCCAGCT AAAGCTtgagaagcagaaagagaagaagagaaaggaggAACAGAAGAGGAAAATAGCCAGTTTATCGTTTAATCCGGAAGACgagggagaagaagaggaggaggaggaaactgaAGAGGAAGAACAGGATT aCTGCGCTAAGAAGAAGAAACTGGGGAAAAATCCAGACGTGGACACAAGCTTCCTTCCTGATCGAGACCGAGAG GAGGAGGAGAATCGTCTCCGAGAGGAACTCAGGCAGGAATGGGAGCTCAAACAGGAGAAGATTAAGA GTGAGGAGATTGAGATTACGTTCAGCTACTGGGATGGCTCTGGACATCGTAAGACTGTCAAG ATGAAGAAGGGAAATACCATCCAGAACTTTCTGCAGAGGGCCCTGGAGGTCCTCAGAAAAGACTTCAGTGAGCTCAG GTCTGCTGGAGTAGAGCAGTTGATGTATATCAAAGAGGATCTGATTATCCCACAT CACCACAGTTTTTACGACTTCATTGTGACCAAAGCCAGAGGCAAATCTG GTCCTCTTTTCAGCTTTGACGTCCACGATGATATTCGTCTGGTGAACGACGCCACTGTTGAGAAAGATGAG TCCCATGCAGGTAAAGTGGTGCTGAGGAGCTGGTATGAGAAGAACAAGCACATCTTCCCTGCTAGTCGCTGGGAGCCGTACGATCCTGAGAAGAAATGGGACAAATATACG atCCGGTGA